From the genome of Nitrospinota bacterium:
TTTTTTCATTGCACCGCAGAATCCAGATTTTACCGGGGGTGTAAAAACTGCGGACCGAATAAAAGGCTCCGCGAAGCAGGCGGTAGGCATTGAGGGCGCTTTCAAAATCTTTTTCCGCTTCAAATTTCTGGGCGACTTTCCATAACCCCTCCGCGGCGCGGTTCTGCAAATCCATTACGGGAACATGCCATTGAATCGACCGCTCATAATGGGTGACAGCATCCTCGAAATTATTCTTTGAGACAAATTCCTCCGCCAAATTAAACTCACTATTGGAGTTCAAGTATATTTTTGCCATTGTGCTGAGAACCAGGACTAATACCAGGCTCAAGATTAAGGATGCGTGGTTTTTAGGGTTCATCTCATTTTAACCCGTTTCCCGTTCAACTGGGCAGATTGATAAATGGCAAAGATGACCTCCAAAGCGTTCAGCCCGTCTCGTCCGCTGGAGACGCTGTCCTGCCCGGTGCGAATACAACGGACCATATCTTTGGCGCCGCCCGTGAAGGGACTCTGGAGACTTTTGGGTTCTGGAAAAACCGTCGATTGCAATTCCTGGAACCCGGTAAAGCGTTTACTTTTCTGAGTCAGATAGAGTTCTCTTCCATCATTGCCAATGAGGAGTCGGCCTTTTGAACCCTGGATATCCAATTCAAAATTGAAATAGTTTCTAGCGCCGCCTCCCTCGATAAAGCCCAGGGCGCCACTTTTAAAACGGATCATGGCGGAGGCGGTTTCCTCGATGTATTTTTTCCCGTGAGGCCGCACCTCGTGACCGGACACCCAATCCATGGGACCGCCAAAAAATAAAAACAGGTCCGTCAAGTGAGTTCCATCGTGGAAAAGAGGACCTCCTCCGTACGATTCGCGGGGGAGTTTTGATGGTTTCCAACTCAGCGCATTGCCAATGATGGTTCGTACTTCTCCTATTTTTCCCGATCGGATGATGTCTCTGGCTTTTTGATAGTAAAAATCCCAACGCCGTTCGTGGTTGATAATAAGTGGAATTCCTTTTTTCTCGCAAATCTTTACCATCTTCCGGGCTTCCGCCAGGTCAACGCTCAAAGGCTTTTCACAATATATTCCTTTAACGCCAGAACGGGCGGCTTCGATCACCATGCTTCCGTGAAGGGGAGTCCAGGTGGCGATGCAGACAATATCCAGGTTTTCCTGCCGGAGCATTTCCTGGTAATCAGTGTACAGGCGGTCAATGCCCCAACGCTTACCGAATTGTTTGAGCCGTGGCAGATCGACATCGCATCCGGCGATCAGTTTTACAGAGGCAAGCGAATTAAAGCCTCCAGCATGGGTGCAGGGTTTTCCGCGGAGAGGGTCCTCTTCGAGAAGACTGCCGATTCTTCCGCAACCGATGATGCCCACAGTTAATTTTTTCATACCACGCTGTATTATTTATTCTGAAATGTTCAGACGCAAAAAAACATTCCCGCCAAGAGGCGGGAATGCATTTGAAGAATGTTGCTAACAAAAAATATTAATAA
Proteins encoded in this window:
- a CDS encoding Gfo/Idh/MocA family oxidoreductase; the encoded protein is MKKLTVGIIGCGRIGSLLEEDPLRGKPCTHAGGFNSLASVKLIAGCDVDLPRLKQFGKRWGIDRLYTDYQEMLRQENLDIVCIATWTPLHGSMVIEAARSGVKGIYCEKPLSVDLAEARKMVKICEKKGIPLIINHERRWDFYYQKARDIIRSGKIGEVRTIIGNALSWKPSKLPRESYGGGPLFHDGTHLTDLFLFFGGPMDWVSGHEVRPHGKKYIEETASAMIRFKSGALGFIEGGGARNYFNFELDIQGSKGRLLIGNDGRELYLTQKSKRFTGFQELQSTVFPEPKSLQSPFTGGAKDMVRCIRTGQDSVSSGRDGLNALEVIFAIYQSAQLNGKRVKMR